In Microcaecilia unicolor chromosome 1, aMicUni1.1, whole genome shotgun sequence, the following are encoded in one genomic region:
- the C1QL3 gene encoding complement C1q-like protein 3 → MAAGALGVVMVLLLVILIPVLVSSASTSAHYEMLGTCRMVCDPYGTKPPSTATAETLREHSLLQSLPTFIQGPKGESGRPGKAGPRGPPGEPGPLGPPGQKGDPGRPGLPGPPGAPGLNAAGAISAATYSTVPKIAFYAGLKRQHEGYELLRFDDVVTNLGNHYDPTTGKFTCSIPGIYFFTYHVLMRGGDGTSMWADLCKNNQLKAEHVDYVVSNQ, encoded by the exons ATGGCTGCTGGGGCACTGGGGGTGGTCATGGTGCTGCTCCTGGTTATCCTCATCCCGGTTCTGGTCAGCTCGGCCAGCACCTCGGCCCATTACGAGATGCTGGGCACCTGCCGGATGGTCTGTGACCCCTATGGTACCAAACCCCCCAGCACGGCCACCGCCGAGACCCTGCGGGAGCACAGCCTGCTCCAGTCCCTGCCCACCTTCATCCAGGGCCCCAAGGGCGAGTCTGGCCGCCCAGGCAAGGCAGGGCCCCGTGGACCCCCGGGAGAACCGGGGCCCCTGGGGCCCCCAGGTCAGAAAGGGGATCCAGGGCGGCCGGGCCTGCCAGGGCCCCCCGGGGCCCCAGGGCTCAACGCGGCTGGAGCCATCAGTGCCGCCACCTACAGCACAGTGCCCAAGATCGCCTTCTACGCCGGGCTCAAGCGCCAGCACGAGGGCTATGAGCTGCTCCGCTTTGACGACGTGGTCACCAACCTGGGCAACCATTACGACCCCACCACGGGCAAGTTCACCTGCTCTATCCCAGGCATCTACTTCTTCACCTACCATGTCCTGATGCGAGGGGGCGATGGCACCAGCATGTGGGCAGATCTCTGCAAGAACAACCAG TTGaaa GCTGAGCATGTAGATTATGTTGTGTCTAATCAGTGA